One genomic segment of Natrialbaceae archaeon AArc-T1-2 includes these proteins:
- the larB gene encoding nickel pincer cofactor biosynthesis protein LarB, with protein MRELLEAVADGDLSPAAAEAKLQGYVTGEAGRFDAARDRRRGIPEAIFATGKTPDQVAALAADAVETTGRALVTRATDDHVTAVESRLDRTHPDATVSRRGSSLLVEGSSYECPSLSATVGIVTAGTVDGPVADEAQVVCEDAGATVDRIDDVGVAALDRVLDQLDRLREVDVLVVAAGREGALPTVIAGLVDTPVIGVPVSSGYGHGGDGEAALSGMLQSCTVLSVVNVDAGFVAGGQATLIARAVASTADRE; from the coding sequence ATGCGCGAACTACTCGAGGCCGTCGCAGACGGCGACCTGTCGCCAGCGGCGGCGGAGGCAAAGCTCCAGGGATACGTCACCGGCGAGGCGGGTCGGTTCGACGCGGCCAGAGATCGCCGCCGGGGCATTCCGGAGGCGATCTTCGCGACCGGAAAGACGCCCGACCAGGTTGCAGCGCTGGCTGCCGACGCCGTCGAGACGACCGGTCGGGCGCTCGTCACCAGAGCGACCGACGATCACGTCACCGCCGTCGAATCCCGGCTGGATCGGACCCATCCCGACGCGACGGTCTCCCGGCGCGGCTCGTCGCTTCTGGTCGAGGGTTCGTCCTACGAGTGCCCGTCGCTGTCGGCGACGGTCGGAATCGTCACCGCGGGTACCGTCGACGGACCGGTCGCCGACGAGGCCCAGGTCGTCTGTGAGGACGCGGGCGCGACGGTCGATCGAATCGACGACGTCGGCGTCGCCGCACTCGATCGAGTTCTCGATCAGCTCGACCGGCTCCGCGAAGTCGACGTGTTGGTCGTCGCCGCCGGACGCGAAGGCGCGTTACCGACCGTGATCGCCGGACTCGTCGATACGCCCGTGATCGGCGTTCCCGTCTCGAGCGGGTACGGTCACGGCGGTGACGGCGAGGCGGCGCTGTCGGGGATGCTCCAGTCGTGTACGGTGTTGTCGGTCGTCAACGTCGACGCCGGTTTCGTCGCCGGCGGCCAGGCCACTCTGATCGCACGAGCCGTCGCCAGCACAGCTGACCGAGAATAG
- a CDS encoding DUF1931 family protein, which produces MADLIVKAAVKEALDDKNVASDFYDALDEEVDELLENAARRAEANDRKTVQPRDL; this is translated from the coding sequence ATGGCAGATCTTATCGTCAAAGCCGCCGTCAAGGAAGCGCTCGATGACAAGAACGTCGCCTCGGACTTCTACGATGCCCTCGACGAGGAAGTCGACGAGCTGCTCGAAAACGCCGCCCGTCGCGCCGAAGCCAACGACCGGAAGACGGTCCAGCCCCGCGACCTGTAA
- a CDS encoding SDR family oxidoreductase, giving the protein MDLELEGNAALVTASSSGLGLASATALAREGADVAICGRDEDRLENARDRLADEGPGDVLARQTDLTDPDAVAALVAATVEAFGGLDHLVTSAGGPPSTTFLETTERQWYEAYDLLVMSVVWTIENAHPHLLESDAGTIVCITSRSVREVVDGLLLSNAVRRAVIGLVKTIAREFAPEIRANAVLPGTIETPRIEELIEARTDRGEYADYEAGLAALSRDIPMDRIGEPRELGEMAAVLSSPRSSFVNGASIPVDGGLLRG; this is encoded by the coding sequence ATGGATCTCGAACTCGAGGGAAACGCGGCACTGGTCACGGCGAGCTCGAGCGGGCTCGGGCTGGCGAGTGCGACCGCGCTCGCACGCGAGGGTGCAGACGTCGCGATCTGTGGCCGGGACGAGGATCGACTCGAGAACGCACGCGACCGTCTCGCGGACGAGGGTCCCGGCGACGTACTCGCCAGGCAGACGGATCTCACCGATCCCGACGCGGTCGCGGCGCTGGTCGCGGCGACGGTCGAGGCGTTCGGCGGCCTCGATCACCTCGTTACCTCCGCCGGCGGTCCGCCGAGTACGACCTTCCTCGAGACGACCGAACGGCAGTGGTACGAGGCCTACGATCTGCTGGTGATGAGCGTCGTCTGGACGATCGAGAACGCACATCCCCACCTGCTCGAGTCCGACGCGGGGACGATCGTCTGTATCACCTCCCGGTCGGTCCGGGAGGTCGTCGACGGACTCTTGCTGTCGAATGCGGTCCGGCGAGCGGTGATCGGGCTCGTGAAGACGATCGCCCGGGAGTTCGCACCCGAGATCAGAGCCAACGCCGTCTTGCCCGGGACGATCGAGACGCCACGCATCGAAGAGCTGATCGAGGCCCGAACCGACCGCGGCGAGTACGCGGACTACGAGGCAGGACTTGCGGCGCTTTCGCGTGACATCCCGATGGACCGGATCGGTGAGCCTCGCGAGCTGGGCGAGATGGCGGCCGTCCTCTCGAGTCCGCGCTCGAGTTTCGTCAACGGTGCGTCGATACCGGTCGACGGCGGACTGCTCCGGGGGTGA
- a CDS encoding Tfx family DNA-binding protein, translated as MIDEVDAFLDEIGFDPETSVLTRRQAQVLALRRQGVSQAEIASELGTSRANVSSIEGSARDNLEKARETVAFAEALRAPVQVRIPEGTDLYEVPQEIYDACDEAGVKVGHSAPELMKMISDAAGGAVTGRQVVADVVIGVTSDGIVRVRRPESDAESD; from the coding sequence GTGATCGACGAGGTCGACGCGTTCCTCGACGAGATCGGGTTCGATCCGGAGACGAGCGTTCTCACCAGGCGACAGGCACAGGTCCTCGCGCTCAGGCGACAGGGCGTTTCACAGGCCGAGATAGCATCGGAACTGGGCACGTCGCGGGCCAACGTCTCCTCGATCGAGGGAAGTGCCCGGGACAACCTCGAGAAGGCCCGCGAGACGGTCGCCTTCGCGGAGGCGTTGCGCGCGCCGGTTCAGGTTCGAATCCCCGAAGGAACGGACCTCTATGAGGTCCCACAGGAGATCTACGACGCCTGCGACGAGGCGGGCGTGAAAGTCGGCCACTCCGCGCCGGAGCTGATGAAGATGATAAGCGACGCCGCCGGCGGCGCGGTCACCGGTCGACAGGTCGTCGCCGACGTGGTCATCGGCGTCACCTCCGACGGGATCGTTCGCGTCCGGCGGCCCGAGTCCGACGCCGAGTCGGACTGA
- a CDS encoding TRAM domain-containing protein has product MADCPLADDCPSFSERISGMGCQHYGDRGGKEWCNHYSQPIEDLKTQPVKVGEEVVVDVEDIHESGAGVGRTEDGFIVMVDGVLPEARARVEITEVHSNHARADELERLPLDPNDERDGVETDVEDDAGDDDDAADRERLGSRENFWGA; this is encoded by the coding sequence ATGGCAGACTGCCCACTCGCGGACGACTGTCCGAGCTTCTCAGAGCGCATCTCGGGGATGGGGTGTCAACACTACGGCGACCGCGGCGGCAAGGAGTGGTGCAACCACTACAGCCAGCCGATCGAGGATCTCAAGACCCAGCCGGTCAAGGTAGGCGAGGAGGTCGTCGTCGACGTCGAGGACATCCACGAAAGCGGTGCCGGCGTCGGCCGGACCGAAGACGGCTTCATCGTGATGGTCGACGGCGTCCTGCCCGAGGCGCGCGCACGCGTCGAGATCACGGAAGTTCACAGCAACCACGCTCGCGCCGACGAACTCGAGCGGCTGCCGCTGGATCCGAACGACGAGCGAGACGGCGTCGAGACCGACGTCGAAGACGACGCTGGAGACGACGACGATGCCGCCGACCGCGAACGACTCGGCAGTCGCGAGAACTTCTGGGGAGCGTAA
- a CDS encoding electron transfer flavoprotein subunit beta/FixA family protein produces MKVLVTVAEVATVDDEFEIAGTTIDDRYLGADLNEWDEYAIEEAVTLQEDGLVDEVVTVTIGPDECEQTIRQALAKGADRAVRVWDDALEDVDLVDVGAKTEILSAVVEDEEPDLVLSGVQTGDDSFGATGVALAEELGIQWAAVVNDLELEDAETASVRRELEGGVEELTEVELPAVLTIQTGINEPRYASLRGIRQAQRKELTPMSLADLGVDEAAVAGDLELVDMYEPESESEATIFEGGPEETAEELASLLHEKGVAP; encoded by the coding sequence ATGAAAGTTCTCGTTACGGTTGCAGAAGTCGCAACGGTAGACGACGAGTTCGAGATCGCAGGCACCACGATCGACGATCGGTACCTGGGGGCGGACCTGAACGAGTGGGACGAGTACGCCATCGAGGAGGCAGTCACGCTCCAGGAGGACGGACTCGTCGACGAGGTCGTCACGGTCACGATCGGACCGGACGAGTGCGAACAGACGATCCGACAGGCACTCGCGAAAGGTGCCGACCGCGCCGTCAGGGTGTGGGACGACGCCCTCGAGGACGTCGACCTGGTAGACGTCGGCGCGAAAACCGAGATCCTCTCGGCCGTCGTCGAGGACGAAGAGCCGGATCTGGTACTCTCCGGGGTACAGACCGGCGACGACAGCTTCGGTGCGACCGGTGTCGCACTGGCCGAAGAGCTCGGCATCCAGTGGGCCGCCGTCGTCAACGACCTCGAGCTCGAGGACGCGGAGACGGCGTCGGTTCGCCGGGAGCTCGAAGGCGGCGTCGAGGAGCTGACCGAGGTCGAGCTACCCGCAGTGTTGACGATCCAGACCGGAATCAACGAACCGCGGTACGCGAGCCTGCGTGGCATCCGCCAGGCCCAGCGAAAGGAGCTGACGCCGATGAGCCTCGCCGATCTCGGCGTCGACGAGGCGGCCGTCGCAGGCGATCTCGAGCTGGTCGACATGTACGAACCCGAATCCGAGAGCGAGGCGACGATCTTCGAAGGAGGTCCCGAGGAGACGGCCGAAGAGCTCGCGTCTCTCCTCCACGAGAAGGGGGTGGCACCATGA
- a CDS encoding electron transfer flavoprotein subunit alpha/FixB family protein has translation MTAVLAVADHRRGELRDVSYELLTAGRELADDVGGELHAAVISGPVEEFGDKLNREGVDAVYTVADGEEFNHDVYTQAVSQLVAELEPQYLVVPNSVNGLDYAPAVATRLEWPLVTDAVSVEADGTLSVDREMYGGKVETTVEVAADRAVVTIRGGEWAGADGTGDAAVEPFEVDLDDDAIGSSVTGFEEVAAGDVDISEADVLVSVGRGIEEEDNLELIEELAEALDATVSSSRPIVDNGWLPPNRQVGQSGKVVTPDVYIAIGISGAVQHVAGMKGSETIVAINTDPSAPIMDIADYAIHDDLFDVVPALTEQFE, from the coding sequence ATGACGGCCGTGCTCGCGGTCGCGGACCACCGCCGTGGCGAACTTCGCGACGTCAGCTACGAGTTGCTCACCGCGGGTCGAGAGCTCGCCGACGACGTCGGCGGCGAACTCCACGCCGCCGTCATCAGCGGCCCCGTCGAGGAGTTCGGCGACAAGCTCAACCGCGAGGGCGTCGACGCCGTCTACACCGTCGCCGACGGCGAGGAGTTCAACCACGACGTCTACACGCAGGCGGTGAGCCAGCTCGTCGCCGAACTCGAGCCGCAGTATCTCGTCGTGCCAAACAGCGTCAACGGACTCGACTACGCGCCCGCGGTCGCGACCAGACTCGAGTGGCCGCTCGTGACCGACGCCGTCTCGGTCGAGGCCGACGGAACGCTGTCGGTCGATCGGGAGATGTACGGCGGGAAAGTCGAGACGACCGTCGAGGTGGCGGCCGACCGCGCCGTGGTAACGATCCGGGGCGGCGAGTGGGCCGGGGCAGACGGCACCGGCGACGCGGCGGTCGAGCCCTTCGAGGTCGACCTCGACGACGACGCGATCGGCTCTTCGGTCACCGGCTTCGAGGAGGTCGCTGCCGGCGACGTCGACATCAGCGAAGCCGACGTGCTGGTAAGCGTCGGTCGCGGTATCGAGGAGGAGGACAACCTCGAGTTGATCGAAGAGCTCGCGGAGGCGCTCGATGCGACGGTCTCTTCGTCGCGTCCGATCGTCGACAACGGCTGGCTGCCGCCGAATCGCCAGGTCGGCCAGTCCGGCAAGGTGGTGACGCCGGATGTCTACATCGCAATCGGTATCTCGGGTGCCGTCCAGCACGTCGCCGGCATGAAAGGCTCCGAGACGATCGTCGCGATCAACACCGACCCGAGTGCGCCGATCATGGACATCGCTGACTACGCGATCCACGACGACCTCTTCGACGTCGTCCCTGCACTCACCGAGCAGTTCGAGTGA